In Thiohalorhabdus sp. Cl-TMA, one genomic interval encodes:
- a CDS encoding glycosyltransferase family 4 protein — MRILVLADAMPYPLSHGQHLRIFHYVRTLGERHEFDLLCLDDRPLPQPVKEIFRRIETIPPTEPARSAKRGWRERFALEEMLPEDQRITDRLQQFLTEIDYDLIWMTGERVIPSVPFRRIPVLMDLVDDNVLTLLREAKSSVPLRRRLQALKRAFMHFQLERRYYGQGDGCLVVAEPDARMFSRICPWMPVRVVKNGVDPEYFAPREGESRDPVLVFEGNMSFPPNVDAVLFFARKVLPRIRQEVPEARFLVVGKDPAEEIRRLEGPEVEVTGFVDDLRPYIRQGAVFVSPLRKGAGIKNKVLQAWAMGRPVVGTRLSFGGLQVREGENALVADGPSELAASVVRLLRDPRKRAALGREGRQTVLSHYTWDQKGRELEAVMLEVAAKDEKRSAYA; from the coding sequence ATGAGGATCCTGGTACTGGCGGACGCGATGCCGTATCCCCTTTCGCACGGTCAGCACCTGCGCATCTTTCACTATGTCCGGACGCTAGGCGAGCGCCACGAATTCGATCTTCTGTGTCTGGACGACCGTCCGTTGCCGCAGCCGGTGAAGGAGATCTTTCGACGGATCGAAACTATCCCGCCAACGGAACCGGCGCGGTCCGCAAAGCGGGGTTGGCGGGAGCGGTTCGCCCTGGAGGAAATGCTTCCCGAGGATCAGCGCATTACGGACCGTCTGCAACAATTCCTGACGGAAATCGACTATGACTTGATCTGGATGACCGGGGAGCGGGTGATCCCCAGTGTCCCTTTCCGTCGTATTCCTGTCCTAATGGACTTGGTGGACGACAACGTGCTCACCCTCCTGCGCGAGGCGAAGAGCTCCGTGCCGCTCCGCCGCCGTCTTCAGGCGCTTAAACGGGCGTTCATGCACTTCCAGCTCGAACGCCGGTATTACGGTCAGGGGGACGGCTGCCTGGTGGTTGCCGAGCCGGATGCCCGCATGTTCAGCCGCATCTGTCCCTGGATGCCGGTGCGGGTGGTGAAGAACGGCGTGGATCCCGAGTACTTCGCCCCCCGGGAAGGCGAGTCCAGGGACCCCGTCCTGGTTTTCGAGGGGAACATGTCCTTCCCGCCCAACGTGGATGCCGTGCTTTTCTTCGCCCGGAAGGTCCTGCCCCGAATCCGGCAGGAGGTTCCCGAGGCCCGGTTCCTGGTGGTGGGCAAGGATCCCGCGGAGGAGATCCGGCGCCTGGAGGGACCGGAAGTGGAGGTGACCGGTTTCGTGGATGATCTGCGTCCCTATATCCGGCAGGGGGCGGTCTTCGTGTCGCCCCTGCGCAAGGGGGCCGGAATCAAGAACAAGGTTTTGCAGGCCTGGGCCATGGGTCGTCCGGTGGTGGGGACCCGGTTGAGCTTTGGCGGTCTCCAGGTCCGCGAGGGCGAGAACGCGCTGGTGGCGGACGGGCCCAGCGAGCTGGCGGCCTCCGTGGTGCGACTCCTCAGGGATCCGCGGAAGCGCGCGGCCCTCGGCCGGGAAGGCCGGCAAACGGTGCTTAGCCACTATACCTGGGACCAGAAGGGCAGGGAGCTGGAAGCCGTGATGCTGGAAGTGGCTGCCAAGGACGAAAAGCGAAGCGCGTATGCGTGA
- a CDS encoding sulfotransferase domain-containing protein yields MSFPPDVYLIGAPKAGTTTLAEILETHPEVTVSTPKEPHYFTQNWDRDLDWYRARFPAGVGGMLVDASTSYAADPLGTVAESPLSGVPERIRQVNPDARFIYVVREPVARTYSAYWHDVRLGYERLPFWEAITEDPTYLATSDYAAQLEKYLPYFDPDRFLILTAEALWKDNLEVANKCFAFMGLEAMEEASLPSLHKNKSYAYNGLGRYVFGLLNSDSNLKRASDLAKKILPDSAYKALGRALTKEIPPIRPWQRARLEELFAAKNERFRELTGVETGYKEPGDLREETAGSGANGPVREEG; encoded by the coding sequence ATGTCGTTCCCGCCGGACGTATATCTGATCGGAGCCCCAAAGGCCGGCACCACCACGCTGGCGGAGATCCTGGAGACCCATCCGGAGGTAACGGTTTCCACTCCCAAGGAGCCCCACTACTTCACCCAGAACTGGGACCGGGACCTGGACTGGTACCGGGCGCGCTTCCCGGCCGGAGTGGGGGGGATGCTGGTGGACGCCTCCACGAGCTACGCCGCCGATCCTCTGGGGACGGTTGCGGAAAGCCCGCTTTCGGGTGTTCCGGAGCGAATCCGGCAGGTGAATCCGGACGCCCGGTTCATCTACGTGGTGCGCGAGCCCGTGGCCAGGACCTACTCGGCCTATTGGCACGATGTACGGCTCGGGTACGAGCGGCTCCCCTTCTGGGAGGCCATCACCGAGGACCCCACCTATCTGGCCACCAGCGACTACGCGGCCCAGCTGGAAAAATACTTACCGTATTTTGATCCGGACAGATTCCTGATTCTTACCGCGGAAGCGCTGTGGAAGGATAATTTGGAAGTGGCCAACAAATGCTTCGCTTTCATGGGGCTGGAAGCAATGGAGGAGGCCTCCCTGCCTTCCCTGCACAAGAACAAATCATACGCCTACAACGGACTGGGCCGCTATGTCTTCGGGCTCTTGAACAGCGACAGCAACCTGAAGAGGGCCTCGGATCTGGCGAAGAAAATCCTGCCCGATAGCGCCTATAAAGCCCTGGGCCGCGCTTTGACCAAGGAAATCCCACCCATCCGCCCGTGGCAGCGGGCCCGGCTGGAGGAGCTTTTCGCCGCCAAGAATGAAAGATTCCGGGAGCTTACCGGGGTGGAGACAGGGTACAAGGAGCCCGGAGACCTGCGTGAGGAAACCGCCGGTTCCGGGGCGAACGGGCCCGTGCGGGAAGAAGGCTGA
- a CDS encoding lipopolysaccharide biosynthesis protein — protein sequence MTYLGGKIASGAAWMVSMRLVVRSIGLLSTIIVARLLSPADFGLVALATSIYALVEFLGAFGFGEAIIQRHDTDRSHYDTAWTLNLAFGVLAATAMALMAGPVAGFFDEPRLELIIYVLALTAFIDQAHNIGVEALRKELEMQKIFQLQVVEKVVAFFTTVTLAYLYESYWALVAGMAIGTVAFSVTSFLITPFRPRFSLARFQELFVFSRWLFLTNILSYGDRKSGSIIIGKLAGASSIGIFSVSQNIAHIPAVELVKPLNQALFPGYSKVKNEPGTLRRYYLKSLSLVSLVVFPTATGLAITAPGLIPLLLGEQWEQAIPVMQVLAVAGIAQALAIVNMSIHLAINQPHLTTVFNGVKVLLLIPSMIYAVFHWGAIGAAWAYLCVNLLLAPTRIWVVKRSLALRGRGIAEALWRPITATLVMAAAVYGMGLYLGDAPVAVRLPGQITAGVVVFSAMVLGLWRLAGRPEGGEEFVMHQLRGLLPGRVRFG from the coding sequence ATGACCTATCTAGGGGGGAAAATCGCGTCTGGGGCGGCATGGATGGTGTCCATGCGGCTGGTGGTCAGAAGCATCGGTCTCCTGAGCACAATCATCGTGGCCCGGTTGCTTTCCCCCGCGGATTTCGGGCTGGTGGCCCTGGCCACTTCCATATATGCCTTGGTGGAGTTCCTGGGGGCCTTCGGGTTCGGGGAGGCCATCATCCAGCGGCACGATACCGACCGCAGCCACTACGACACCGCCTGGACCCTGAATCTCGCCTTCGGCGTGCTGGCGGCAACCGCAATGGCCCTGATGGCGGGGCCGGTGGCGGGCTTCTTCGATGAGCCGCGCCTGGAGCTGATCATCTATGTCCTGGCCCTGACCGCCTTCATCGATCAGGCCCACAACATCGGCGTGGAGGCCCTGCGCAAGGAGCTGGAGATGCAAAAGATCTTCCAGCTTCAAGTGGTCGAGAAGGTGGTGGCGTTTTTCACCACGGTCACGCTGGCGTATCTGTACGAGAGCTATTGGGCGCTCGTGGCCGGAATGGCCATCGGAACTGTCGCTTTCTCCGTTACCTCCTTCCTGATCACCCCGTTCCGGCCGCGTTTTTCCCTGGCGAGGTTCCAGGAGCTCTTCGTGTTTTCCAGGTGGCTGTTCCTCACGAACATCCTTTCCTACGGGGACAGGAAATCCGGTTCGATCATCATCGGCAAGCTCGCCGGGGCCTCCTCCATCGGCATCTTCAGCGTGTCCCAGAACATCGCCCATATCCCCGCCGTGGAGCTGGTAAAGCCCTTGAACCAGGCCCTGTTCCCCGGCTACTCCAAGGTCAAGAACGAGCCCGGCACCCTGCGCCGCTATTACCTGAAGTCCCTGTCCCTGGTTTCCCTGGTGGTGTTCCCGACGGCAACGGGACTGGCCATTACCGCCCCTGGCCTGATCCCCCTGTTATTGGGTGAGCAATGGGAACAGGCCATTCCGGTGATGCAGGTGCTTGCCGTCGCGGGCATCGCCCAGGCCCTGGCCATCGTGAACATGAGCATCCACTTGGCCATTAATCAGCCGCACCTTACCACCGTTTTCAACGGCGTGAAGGTGCTGCTGCTGATCCCGTCCATGATCTACGCGGTTTTCCATTGGGGGGCCATCGGCGCCGCCTGGGCCTATCTGTGCGTGAACCTCCTGCTGGCGCCCACACGCATCTGGGTGGTCAAGCGCTCCCTGGCGCTCCGGGGGCGGGGGATCGCTGAGGCCTTGTGGCGTCCGATCACCGCCACGCTGGTCATGGCGGCGGCCGTCTACGGCATGGGCCTCTATCTCGGCGATGCCCCGGTAGCCGTCCGTCTGCCGGGCCAGATCACGGCCGGTGTGGTGGTTTTCTCGGCCATGGTGCTGGGCCTCTGGAGACTGGCGGGACGTCCGGAAGGCGGAGAGGAGTTCGTGATGCACCAGCTACGCGGGCTCCTGCCGGGTCGGGTCCGGTTCGGCTGA
- a CDS encoding class I SAM-dependent methyltransferase, whose product MGRTDESGTEPVARDFERQWRKRFERFADNEDDAGIAGWSENGLDARFSHFRNHWRPGAPGGFWLDVGCGAGTYTRYMRENGKEVLALDYSLPTLKKARARVGGGAHWALGDASRLPLRRNSLDGVLCFGVTQALSESGPLVSELNRVVRGGGEVWVDGLNRGCALDFWARALRKMRGEEENVRFESPRGLAEELRRAGAERVELYWVPVFPSGWHRLQRFFNRYWVGRVLDRTPFLGALVCHAFVLKGEAPHG is encoded by the coding sequence TTGGGGCGGACGGATGAATCCGGCACGGAGCCGGTTGCGCGGGATTTCGAGCGTCAGTGGCGGAAACGCTTCGAGCGCTTCGCCGACAACGAGGATGACGCCGGAATCGCCGGCTGGAGCGAGAACGGCCTCGATGCCCGATTTTCCCATTTCAGGAACCATTGGCGTCCCGGAGCCCCGGGAGGCTTCTGGCTGGATGTGGGCTGTGGCGCCGGAACCTACACCCGGTATATGCGTGAGAACGGCAAGGAGGTGCTGGCCCTGGATTACTCTCTCCCCACCTTGAAGAAGGCCCGGGCCAGGGTGGGGGGCGGCGCCCACTGGGCCCTGGGGGATGCCTCCCGGCTTCCCCTCCGGCGGAATAGCCTCGACGGCGTGCTCTGCTTCGGCGTAACCCAGGCCCTGTCCGAATCCGGGCCCCTGGTGTCCGAGCTGAACCGGGTGGTCCGGGGCGGTGGCGAGGTCTGGGTCGACGGGCTGAACCGGGGGTGCGCCTTGGATTTCTGGGCCCGAGCGCTCCGCAAGATGCGGGGCGAGGAGGAAAACGTGCGTTTCGAGTCGCCACGGGGTCTGGCGGAGGAGCTTCGGCGGGCCGGGGCCGAAAGGGTCGAGCTGTACTGGGTGCCGGTTTTCCCCTCCGGGTGGCATCGGCTTCAGCGTTTCTTCAACCGGTACTGGGTGGGCCGCGTCCTGGACCGCACGCCTTTCCTCGGTGCCCTGGTCTGCCACGCGTTCGTCCTCAAGGGGGAAGCCCCCCATGGGTAG
- a CDS encoding glycosyltransferase family 4 protein, whose amino-acid sequence MTRIAYVLDAFPAWSETFVLNELLEMQRRGLEPWVFALDEGEQGVSHPGVDEVLPRTAYLGPRAGGWTGLLEASGALLTRPGGWMRTERWARALGPPYPWLHRATAPVAKRLQALGISRIHVHFGGPALRWAVLMARESGIPLSATLHRYDLFSRPLPELRAVEEGVDFWVTVSDFNKRFMTERLGLRGEKIEVLPCGVDTQYFSPAARVEVRSGKILTVARLAEEKGLFYLVEAAHQLRTQGHDFEWIVLGGGPQKEAVEDAIRDRELQGRVKLVGPGNSADVRRHLRESRVFVLPSLSEGAPISYMEAMSVGVAVVGTDVQGVPELVLDGKTGFLVPPRSGRALAEKIGYLLENPGVADRLGSEGRRHAVSNLSLRVQGGKLAGMWQDSRSR is encoded by the coding sequence ATGACGCGTATTGCCTATGTCCTGGATGCGTTTCCGGCCTGGTCGGAAACCTTCGTGCTGAACGAACTGCTGGAGATGCAGCGCCGGGGGCTCGAGCCCTGGGTGTTCGCACTCGACGAAGGCGAGCAAGGGGTTAGCCACCCGGGTGTCGACGAGGTTCTCCCCCGTACGGCGTATCTGGGCCCGCGGGCGGGAGGGTGGACCGGGCTGCTGGAAGCTTCCGGCGCCCTTCTGACTAGGCCCGGGGGATGGATGAGGACGGAGCGCTGGGCGCGGGCCCTGGGCCCTCCGTATCCGTGGCTGCATCGCGCGACCGCTCCCGTGGCCAAGCGTCTCCAGGCATTGGGCATCTCGCGGATCCATGTGCATTTCGGGGGACCCGCCCTGCGGTGGGCGGTGCTCATGGCCCGGGAAAGCGGAATACCGCTGTCCGCCACCCTGCACCGCTATGACCTGTTTTCCCGGCCACTCCCGGAGCTGCGGGCGGTGGAAGAAGGCGTGGACTTCTGGGTAACGGTTTCGGACTTCAATAAGCGGTTCATGACCGAGCGTCTGGGGCTCAGGGGCGAAAAGATCGAGGTCCTGCCCTGCGGAGTGGACACGCAGTATTTCTCGCCGGCGGCCCGGGTGGAAGTGCGGTCGGGGAAAATCCTAACGGTGGCCCGCCTGGCGGAGGAGAAGGGCCTATTTTACCTGGTTGAGGCCGCGCACCAGCTCCGGACACAGGGACACGATTTCGAGTGGATCGTTCTGGGGGGCGGACCGCAGAAGGAGGCCGTGGAGGACGCGATCCGCGACAGGGAGCTGCAGGGCCGGGTAAAGCTGGTGGGACCGGGAAACAGCGCCGACGTCCGCCGTCACCTACGGGAGTCCCGGGTCTTTGTGCTGCCGAGCCTGTCCGAAGGCGCCCCTATTTCCTATATGGAGGCCATGTCCGTAGGGGTGGCGGTGGTAGGTACGGATGTTCAGGGCGTCCCGGAACTGGTATTGGATGGGAAAACGGGTTTTCTCGTACCGCCACGCAGCGGGCGGGCCCTGGCCGAAAAGATCGGCTATTTACTCGAAAATCCGGGTGTCGCGGACAGATTGGGCTCGGAGGGGCGGCGACATGCGGTATCGAATCTCAGTCTCCGCGTCCAGGGCGGCAAGCTGGCAGGAATGTGGCAAGACAGCCGGTCCCGGTAG
- a CDS encoding polysaccharide pyruvyl transferase family protein: protein MKISITNAVALNGGDAAILTGMHEMFREAFGPEVRITVFDKNPEVSAVLFPDMEFRESPYFLLEREPAWAAVIPSWKVQRFVTGLLRRLRKAGFWASVWKVRIFGGGAPHWMPGPALRRSLEAYLDSDAVVSAGGTYLVESYSMAPQLFDYRLAIRLGKPLYLFTQSMGPFRSPWNRKKLYAAFRHARLIFLRDPVSLEHVRSLGKLETPLVQAADAAFVLREQAPLPGERAPSPPGRFKVVVSVREWGNFSHLGSEAGMENYKKAIRDAVSHLVTDHGAEVLFLSTCQGVPQYATDDAKLATEIVLMLGERERRQVSVHADFIAAQGIREMLSDCDFVIATRLHMAILALTMEVPVLPVAYEYKTAQLFERMGLGEWVTGIEDMDDAFCGRVDRFIERLPALRRTMLDFAREESARARMPAYMVREDLAGGRFPQIFASS from the coding sequence GTGAAAATTTCCATCACCAATGCTGTCGCTCTGAACGGCGGGGACGCGGCCATCCTCACCGGCATGCACGAGATGTTCAGGGAGGCCTTCGGGCCGGAGGTGCGCATCACGGTATTCGACAAGAATCCGGAGGTTTCGGCCGTTCTGTTTCCGGACATGGAATTCCGGGAGTCCCCGTATTTCCTTCTGGAGCGCGAGCCTGCCTGGGCCGCGGTGATCCCCAGCTGGAAAGTGCAGCGGTTCGTGACCGGCCTATTGAGACGGCTGAGAAAGGCGGGCTTCTGGGCCTCCGTCTGGAAGGTGCGGATCTTCGGGGGCGGGGCTCCGCATTGGATGCCGGGCCCGGCGCTCCGGCGGAGCCTAGAGGCCTATCTCGATTCCGACGCCGTGGTGAGCGCCGGGGGAACCTATCTGGTGGAAAGCTACTCCATGGCGCCGCAGCTGTTCGATTACCGGCTCGCGATACGCCTTGGCAAGCCCCTGTATTTGTTCACGCAATCCATGGGTCCCTTCCGGTCCCCGTGGAACCGGAAAAAGCTGTATGCGGCATTCCGGCACGCCCGGCTCATCTTTCTCCGGGATCCGGTCTCCCTGGAGCATGTGAGAAGCCTGGGGAAGCTGGAAACCCCGCTTGTCCAGGCGGCAGACGCCGCCTTCGTGCTCCGGGAGCAGGCGCCGTTGCCCGGGGAGCGAGCCCCTTCGCCACCGGGCCGCTTCAAGGTGGTTGTCTCGGTAAGGGAATGGGGCAATTTCTCCCACCTGGGCAGCGAGGCCGGAATGGAGAACTATAAAAAGGCGATCCGGGACGCGGTTTCGCACCTGGTGACTGACCATGGGGCGGAAGTGCTGTTCCTGTCCACCTGTCAGGGTGTGCCCCAGTACGCTACCGATGACGCGAAGCTGGCGACGGAGATCGTCCTCATGCTGGGAGAGCGAGAGCGGAGGCAGGTGTCCGTGCATGCGGATTTCATTGCGGCGCAGGGAATCAGGGAGATGCTGTCGGACTGTGATTTCGTCATCGCCACCCGGCTCCACATGGCCATTCTGGCGCTGACCATGGAAGTCCCCGTTCTCCCGGTGGCCTACGAATACAAGACCGCGCAGCTGTTCGAAAGGATGGGGCTCGGCGAGTGGGTTACCGGGATCGAGGATATGGACGACGCGTTTTGCGGCCGGGTCGACCGGTTCATCGAGAGGCTGCCCGCATTGCGGCGGACCATGCTCGATTTCGCGCGTGAGGAATCGGCCCGGGCCAGGATGCCCGCGTATATGGTCCGCGAGGACCTTGCCGGAGGGCGGTTTCCACAAATTTTCGCATCCTCCTAG
- a CDS encoding glycosyltransferase, protein MGRDLNIARAHRRDYAGCPEDSGTGELRGARLPEEQGARPSASKGLLVIASDFPPLTGTNTQRVQSFVRHLPDFGWNCRVVTQAVEDMGWIDSGELEHIPESVIVDRVPSPDPFAVRRRRLGMRPLDIHAAEAHRPDPGNGPHEGKSARGLIPLGRRVISGLLFMALDYGWYIPDSTRPWADAAVHRARGVIAEEAPDALLTSCPSYSSHVAGLKVKRRTGVPWVVDFRDLWVNRPGRELRTRFHALRDRRLEALVLQEADGVVVASPAWEEELVRRYGDWVRKKMVWVSNGYDPAKDPFSRVPNKGRERRGAGAGIRFVYTGAMDSSVSPAPFLEALGLFKQRSPEAVARFEVRLIGHGESEKDRLAAIVREYGLQEQVAISGPQSHERCLEEQAEADVLLLFSAPCHQHTITGKSFEYMRSGKPVLAMLPETGIQAQLLRSANMAWIFDYRDTDGVQGILGWLARGSGSPRVNPNWEYIRQFDRRALSAKLARLLDTVTGADG, encoded by the coding sequence ATGGGTAGGGACCTGAATATCGCGCGGGCCCACCGGCGCGATTATGCCGGCTGTCCGGAGGACAGCGGTACTGGCGAACTGCGAGGCGCCCGGCTCCCCGAAGAGCAAGGTGCCCGACCGTCGGCATCGAAAGGGCTCCTGGTGATCGCATCGGACTTCCCGCCGCTCACCGGCACCAATACCCAGCGGGTGCAGAGCTTCGTGCGCCATCTTCCGGACTTCGGCTGGAACTGCCGGGTGGTTACCCAGGCCGTGGAGGACATGGGCTGGATCGATTCCGGGGAGCTCGAGCACATCCCCGAATCCGTGATCGTCGACCGGGTACCAAGCCCCGATCCCTTCGCGGTACGCCGCAGGCGGCTGGGTATGCGGCCGTTGGATATCCATGCCGCCGAGGCCCATCGCCCGGATCCGGGGAATGGGCCGCACGAGGGGAAATCCGCACGCGGCTTGATCCCCTTGGGCCGGCGCGTGATCAGCGGTCTGCTCTTCATGGCCCTGGATTACGGTTGGTACATCCCGGACTCCACGCGCCCCTGGGCGGACGCGGCGGTCCACCGGGCGAGGGGGGTGATTGCGGAGGAGGCCCCGGACGCGCTGCTTACGAGCTGTCCGAGCTACTCCAGCCATGTGGCCGGTTTGAAGGTGAAGCGGCGTACGGGGGTCCCCTGGGTGGTGGACTTCCGTGATCTCTGGGTCAACCGGCCGGGCCGGGAGCTGCGAACCCGGTTCCATGCCCTCCGGGACCGGCGCCTCGAGGCCCTGGTGCTGCAGGAGGCGGACGGAGTGGTCGTAGCCTCCCCCGCCTGGGAGGAAGAGCTCGTCCGGCGCTACGGCGACTGGGTCCGGAAGAAGATGGTCTGGGTATCCAATGGCTACGATCCTGCCAAGGATCCATTCAGCCGCGTCCCGAACAAGGGCCGGGAGAGGCGGGGCGCGGGGGCGGGTATCCGGTTCGTCTACACGGGCGCCATGGATTCCTCGGTGTCCCCGGCGCCCTTCCTGGAGGCCCTCGGCCTGTTCAAGCAGCGCAGCCCCGAGGCGGTCGCGCGCTTCGAGGTGCGCTTGATCGGCCACGGGGAGAGCGAAAAAGACCGGCTCGCCGCCATCGTTCGGGAATACGGTCTTCAGGAGCAGGTGGCGATATCCGGCCCGCAGAGCCACGAGCGGTGCCTGGAAGAGCAGGCGGAAGCGGACGTCCTACTGCTCTTCAGCGCGCCCTGCCATCAGCACACCATCACCGGAAAATCCTTTGAATACATGCGCTCCGGTAAGCCCGTCCTCGCCATGCTCCCGGAAACGGGTATCCAGGCCCAGCTTCTCCGGTCGGCGAACATGGCCTGGATCTTCGATTACCGAGATACGGATGGGGTCCAGGGAATCCTGGGGTGGCTGGCAAGGGGCTCCGGATCGCCCCGGGTGAATCCGAATTGGGAATACATCCGGCAGTTCGATCGGCGGGCGCTGTCGGCGAAATTGGCCCGCCTGCTGGACACCGTGACGGGCGCCGATGGCTGA
- a CDS encoding glycosyltransferase, whose protein sequence is MERSPRSAAARAVPREEAPRVVVLSHLFPHSGDPGAGLFIRERMFRVARHIPLVVVSPVPWFPFQGILRRFRPNFRPPAPYHEQQGGVDVYFPRYFSVPGFGKSLDGLFEALGALRLLRRLRRDWGAEIIDAHFAYPDGYAAGRLGRWLGLPVTVTLRGTEPPLARTRFGRVLLRGVLKRADRIFSVSASLQALARRMGASRERTRVIPNGVDTEKFQPIDRGTARRDLGIPETAPVIVSVGALVERKGFHRVMEVLPALREHFPGLRYLIVGGPGPEGDMGAYLRERVQSLGLEDTVHFLGPMAPEALCRPLSAADLFVLATSHEGWANVFLEAMACGLPVVTTDVGGNREVVSESTVGRIVPFGSPEALEAGLREALATSWDHRAIREYAVRNGWDARIATVVDELTSLVSSARKGS, encoded by the coding sequence ATGGAGCGGAGCCCGCGCAGCGCGGCCGCCCGGGCGGTCCCGCGCGAGGAGGCGCCCCGGGTGGTGGTGCTGAGCCACCTGTTCCCCCATTCCGGCGACCCGGGGGCGGGGCTGTTCATCCGCGAGCGCATGTTCCGGGTGGCCCGGCACATCCCACTGGTGGTGGTAAGCCCGGTTCCCTGGTTCCCGTTCCAGGGCATTTTGCGGCGTTTCCGGCCCAACTTCCGGCCACCCGCGCCGTATCACGAGCAGCAGGGCGGTGTGGACGTCTATTTCCCCCGCTATTTCTCCGTTCCCGGGTTCGGCAAGAGCCTGGACGGCCTGTTCGAAGCCCTGGGGGCCCTGCGCCTGCTGCGCAGGCTGCGTCGCGACTGGGGGGCGGAGATCATCGATGCCCATTTCGCCTACCCGGACGGCTATGCCGCCGGGCGTCTCGGGCGCTGGCTCGGGCTCCCCGTAACCGTGACCCTGCGCGGCACGGAGCCGCCGCTGGCGCGAACCCGGTTTGGGCGGGTCCTGCTCCGGGGTGTCCTGAAGCGGGCCGACCGCATCTTTTCCGTATCCGCCTCCCTGCAGGCCCTGGCCCGGCGAATGGGAGCGTCCCGGGAGCGGACCCGGGTAATTCCCAACGGCGTGGACACCGAAAAGTTCCAGCCCATTGACCGGGGCACGGCCCGCCGTGACCTGGGCATCCCCGAGACGGCCCCGGTGATCGTCTCCGTGGGGGCCCTGGTGGAGCGCAAGGGGTTCCATCGGGTCATGGAGGTCCTGCCGGCCCTCAGGGAGCACTTCCCGGGCCTGCGCTACCTCATCGTCGGCGGTCCGGGACCGGAGGGGGATATGGGCGCTTACCTGCGGGAACGCGTCCAGAGCCTCGGGCTGGAGGACACCGTGCATTTCCTCGGCCCCATGGCCCCGGAGGCGCTGTGCCGGCCTCTGTCCGCGGCCGACCTGTTCGTATTGGCCACCAGCCACGAGGGCTGGGCGAACGTCTTCCTGGAGGCCATGGCCTGCGGTCTGCCGGTGGTTACTACCGACGTGGGCGGCAATCGGGAGGTGGTCTCGGAGTCGACCGTGGGAAGGATCGTTCCCTTCGGAAGCCCGGAGGCCCTGGAGGCGGGACTGCGGGAAGCCCTCGCCACTTCCTGGGATCACCGGGCAATCCGCGAATACGCGGTCCGGAACGGCTGGGATGCGCGGATCGCCACCGTGGTTGATGAGCTCACCAGTCTCGTTTCCTCGGCTAGGAAAGGTAGCTGA